A DNA window from Thermococcus sp. 4557 contains the following coding sequences:
- a CDS encoding DHHA1 domain-containing protein translates to MTEKLFYADAYLREAEAVIRNVEVERGRVRILLDRTIFYPEGGGQPSDRGTIVGEGFRILVDGVEGKGEVWHEGRLEGRLPEPGERVKLLLDWEWRYENMRQHTGQHVLSAVLKDLYDANTTGFQIFETNNKIEIDYPGELTWEMVLEAEKRANEVVWRNLQVEVEVYDELPDNLRRELRKELSDKVKPPIRIVSIPGVDVIPCGGTHVRNTSEVGLIKVVRFYRKSRKLWRVEFVCGNRALEYLDDLLGDYWLSLDEMPNKNRPLVERVRELKAEMGRLEEEKDGLRRELWRWKARALLEEAREIGGIKVVSYIEEAPMKDAQAFVVYLVDKNPNTVALVVGENYVVFAKNENVQGISMRELLGEVLSEAGGGGGGSDVLARGGGFKLSPEEVLKKALEALRASLQ, encoded by the coding sequence ATGACTGAGAAGCTGTTCTATGCCGACGCTTACCTCCGGGAAGCCGAGGCGGTAATCAGAAACGTTGAAGTTGAAAGGGGAAGGGTCAGGATTCTCCTTGACAGGACGATATTCTACCCCGAGGGCGGCGGCCAGCCCTCGGACAGGGGGACGATAGTGGGCGAGGGCTTTAGGATTCTCGTGGACGGAGTCGAAGGCAAGGGGGAGGTATGGCACGAGGGAAGGCTTGAGGGACGCCTCCCGGAGCCGGGCGAGAGGGTGAAACTTCTCCTCGACTGGGAGTGGAGATATGAGAACATGCGCCAGCACACCGGTCAGCACGTACTCTCCGCGGTTCTCAAGGACCTCTACGACGCCAACACCACCGGCTTCCAGATTTTTGAAACCAACAACAAGATAGAGATCGACTACCCCGGTGAGCTGACGTGGGAGATGGTTCTTGAGGCCGAGAAGAGGGCCAACGAGGTGGTGTGGAGGAACCTGCAGGTTGAGGTCGAGGTCTATGACGAGCTTCCCGATAACCTGAGAAGGGAGCTGAGGAAGGAGCTTTCCGACAAGGTGAAGCCCCCGATTAGGATAGTCTCCATTCCCGGCGTCGACGTCATACCCTGCGGCGGGACGCACGTGAGGAACACCAGCGAGGTGGGCCTCATCAAGGTCGTCAGGTTCTACCGCAAGAGCCGGAAGCTCTGGAGGGTGGAGTTCGTCTGCGGGAACAGGGCGCTCGAATACCTCGACGACCTCCTGGGAGACTACTGGCTGAGCCTCGACGAGATGCCCAACAAGAACCGCCCCCTCGTCGAGCGGGTTAGGGAGCTTAAGGCCGAGATGGGCAGGCTGGAGGAGGAAAAGGACGGCCTCAGGCGGGAGCTCTGGAGGTGGAAGGCCAGGGCGCTCCTGGAGGAGGCCCGGGAAATCGGCGGGATTAAAGTGGTCTCGTACATTGAAGAGGCACCGATGAAGGACGCCCAGGCATTCGTGGTGTATCTGGTGGACAAGAACCCGAACACCGTGGCCCTTGTGGTCGGGGAGAACTACGTGGTCTTTGCCAAAAACGAGAACGTTCAGGGAATTTCAATGAGGGAACTGCTCGGGGAGGTTCTCTCGGAGGCCGGTGGCGGCGGTGGGGGTAGCGACGTGCTGGCGAGGGGAGGTGGGTTCAAACTTTCGCCGGAAGAGGTCCTGAAGAAGGCCCTGGAGGCTCTGAGGGCCTCCCTCCAGTGA
- a CDS encoding V-type ATP synthase subunit D, producing MAELLNVKPTRMELLNLKRRIKLAKKGHKLLKDKQDALIMEFFTIYDEALQLREELGRKMDEAFRALQAAEIDVGMLRLKEISLSVEPNREVEIKRRNVMGVPVPLIEAESFRRGTNERGYAFVSSSAKVDLAAEKFEEVLDLAVRLAEVEETLKRLAREIEVTKRRVNALEYIIIPRMEATVKFIKQRLDEMERENFFRLKRVKALIEARTQAEGS from the coding sequence ATGGCAGAGCTGCTCAACGTCAAGCCCACCCGTATGGAGCTCCTGAACCTCAAGAGGCGCATTAAGCTGGCCAAGAAGGGCCACAAGCTCCTCAAGGACAAGCAGGACGCCCTCATCATGGAGTTCTTCACGATATACGATGAGGCGCTCCAGCTCAGGGAGGAGCTTGGGAGGAAAATGGACGAGGCCTTCAGGGCCCTTCAGGCGGCGGAGATAGACGTGGGAATGCTCCGTCTCAAGGAGATAAGCCTCAGCGTCGAGCCCAACAGGGAGGTCGAGATAAAGAGGAGGAACGTCATGGGTGTCCCGGTTCCGCTCATCGAGGCGGAATCCTTCAGAAGGGGCACGAACGAGCGCGGCTACGCCTTCGTCTCCAGCTCCGCCAAGGTCGACCTCGCCGCCGAGAAGTTCGAGGAGGTTCTCGACCTGGCCGTTCGCCTCGCAGAGGTTGAGGAGACGCTCAAGAGGCTCGCGAGGGAGATAGAGGTCACAAAGAGGCGCGTCAATGCCCTCGAGTACATCATAATCCCGCGCATGGAGGCAACGGTTAAGTTCATCAAGCAGAGGCTCGACGAGATGGAGCGCGAGAACTTCTTCAGGCTGAAGAGGGTTAAGGCCCTCATCGAGGCCAGGACCCAGGCCGAGGGCTCCTGA